One region of Faecalibacter bovis genomic DNA includes:
- a CDS encoding M20 family metallo-hydrolase: MLELSVLKQKAVDLLCKLIETQSFSSEEHETAEIIFNFLKENGAEPQRQDNNVYAIHPGFDDSKKTILLNSHHDTVKFGSSWTYNPLKATIEGDRLTGLGSNDAGASAVSLLATFINYLNEDLPFNLIVAITAEEESSGKLNVGSLLPNLPKIDLGIVGEPTKMDMAIAERGLIVFDVIAKGKTGHAAREEGVNAIYEALDVINWFKTYQFEKVSDMLGPVKTTVTQINAGKQHNVVPDECTMVVDCRVNEMYTNEEVADIIKAALPNAEVKPRSLRLNSSRISINHPIVQKGISLGCTTYGSPTMSDQTMMAFDTIKIGPGDSARSHTPDEYILISEIEHGIDRYIKLLKDFNF; encoded by the coding sequence ATGTTAGAATTAAGTGTTTTAAAACAAAAAGCTGTTGATTTATTGTGCAAGTTAATTGAAACACAATCTTTCTCAAGTGAAGAACATGAAACCGCTGAAATCATTTTCAATTTCTTAAAAGAAAATGGAGCTGAACCACAGCGTCAAGATAATAATGTATATGCTATTCATCCAGGATTTGATGATTCTAAGAAAACTATTTTATTAAACTCGCATCACGATACAGTAAAGTTTGGTTCTTCATGGACTTATAATCCTTTAAAAGCAACAATCGAAGGCGATCGTTTAACAGGTTTAGGAAGTAATGATGCTGGCGCATCTGCAGTTAGTTTATTAGCGACTTTTATTAATTATTTAAATGAAGATTTACCTTTCAATTTAATTGTAGCAATTACAGCTGAAGAGGAAAGTTCAGGGAAATTAAATGTTGGAAGCTTATTACCGAATTTACCTAAAATTGATTTAGGAATTGTGGGCGAACCTACAAAAATGGATATGGCTATAGCAGAACGTGGTTTAATTGTTTTTGATGTTATTGCAAAGGGTAAAACTGGTCATGCGGCTAGGGAAGAAGGTGTAAATGCAATTTATGAAGCTTTAGATGTTATTAATTGGTTTAAAACTTATCAATTCGAGAAAGTTTCAGATATGTTAGGTCCAGTGAAAACAACTGTAACACAAATTAACGCAGGAAAACAACATAATGTAGTTCCAGATGAATGTACAATGGTTGTTGATTGTCGTGTGAACGAAATGTACACGAATGAAGAAGTTGCAGATATAATTAAAGCTGCTTTACCAAACGCTGAAGTAAAACCGAGATCATTGCGATTAAATTCATCTCGAATTTCAATTAATCATCCAATTGTACAAAAAGGTATTTCTTTAGGTTGTACAACTTATGGATCTCCAACAATGTCTGATCAAACAATGATGGCTTTTGATACAATTAAAATTGGTCCTGGAGATTCTGCTCGTTCTCATACACCAGATGAATACATTTTAATTTCGGAAATAGAACATGGAATTGATCGATACATTAAGTTGTTGAAAGATTTTAATTTCTAA
- a CDS encoding ExbD/TolR family protein, with amino-acid sequence MSQIDTSADSGDGKKVRSKKQSTKVDMAPLVDLGFLLITFFMFAATQIKPNVMNLNMPPIIDKPKPNEIPEIDLRNSLSIVLNDENKLFWHQSDQKSLSTTTLNETDYSAEGVRKVITDAYARAPKKDMFTVIIKPTDGASYKNLVDVLDEMEITKSTKYGIVEVAPWEQVILDEKVGK; translated from the coding sequence ATGTCACAAATAGATACATCAGCCGATAGTGGCGACGGAAAAAAAGTCCGTTCCAAAAAGCAGTCAACGAAAGTTGATATGGCTCCTTTGGTAGATTTAGGTTTCTTATTAATTACTTTCTTCATGTTTGCTGCTACGCAAATTAAACCGAATGTGATGAACTTAAATATGCCTCCAATAATTGATAAGCCGAAACCAAATGAGATTCCTGAAATTGACTTAAGAAATTCATTATCTATTGTATTAAATGATGAAAATAAGTTATTTTGGCATCAATCTGACCAAAAAAGTTTATCAACAACAACTTTAAATGAAACAGACTATTCTGCTGAAGGTGTTCGTAAAGTAATTACTGATGCGTATGCGAGAGCACCTAAAAAAGACATGTTTACTGTTATCATTAAACCAACGGACGGAGCAAGTTATAAAAACTTAGTTGACGTTTTAGATGAAATGGAAATTACGAAATCTACTAAATACGGAATCGTTGAGGTAGCTCCTTGGGAACAAGTAATACTTGATGAGAAAGTAGGTAAATAA
- a CDS encoding biopolymer transporter ExbD produces MARVKPKRRGPDMDLTAMSDMAWLLLSFFILTSNFRDPETVAVVTPTSVSNEKMAEENMMIAKIDGKGNFMMSFEEDDRIPALERMGDKYGVKFTDAEKKAFKSLPEFGVPMAEMRQFLNLPADKQATYNPGIPLDTIGGAKIEVVDWIFEAQETNPDLFLAIKGDETSEYKQFKTLIKQLQLKNMNKFQLITSQE; encoded by the coding sequence ATGGCAAGAGTAAAACCGAAAAGAAGAGGTCCGGATATGGACTTAACAGCTATGTCTGACATGGCTTGGCTTTTGTTATCTTTCTTTATCTTAACATCTAACTTCCGTGATCCAGAAACTGTAGCAGTTGTTACTCCTACTTCTGTATCTAACGAGAAAATGGCGGAAGAAAACATGATGATCGCTAAAATTGATGGAAAAGGAAATTTCATGATGTCTTTTGAGGAAGACGATAGAATTCCTGCTCTTGAAAGAATGGGTGATAAATACGGTGTTAAGTTCACAGACGCTGAAAAGAAAGCTTTCAAAAGTTTACCAGAATTTGGAGTTCCAATGGCAGAGATGAGACAATTCTTAAATCTTCCAGCGGACAAACAAGCAACATATAACCCAGGTATTCCATTAGATACAATCGGTGGAGCAAAAATCGAGGTTGTTGATTGGATTTTTGAAGCGCAAGAAACTAATCCTGATTTATTCTTAGCAATTAAAGGAGATGAAACATCTGAATACAAACAATTCAAGACGTTAATCAAACAATTGCAATTAAAAAACATGAATAAGTTTCAGTTAATCACATCGCAAGAATAA
- a CDS encoding MotA/TolQ/ExbB proton channel family protein: MEKNVSVPAKGKKGGINPVITMIVLILAAMAIFYGIFGAEGNFEGGDTAKGHPLNMLGIIYKGGVIIPFLMSFFFMVIVFSIDRAIALGKAKGTGSADKFVNDIRALLNKNELNKAIELCDKQKGSIGNVVKEGLTTYKALENDTTLNKEQKLAQLSKTLEEATTLEMPTLEKNMTIISTIASVGTLIALMGTVLGMIKSFFALGEGGGSVDSATLSVGIAEALINTGMGIGASAFAIIAYAYFTSKIDELTFKIDEVGMSIQQSFSAHN, encoded by the coding sequence ATGGAAAAGAATGTATCAGTACCAGCTAAAGGTAAAAAAGGAGGTATAAATCCTGTGATTACTATGATCGTATTAATTTTAGCAGCTATGGCTATTTTCTACGGTATTTTTGGAGCTGAAGGAAACTTCGAAGGTGGAGACACTGCTAAAGGTCACCCATTAAACATGTTAGGGATTATTTATAAAGGAGGGGTAATTATCCCATTCTTAATGTCTTTCTTCTTTATGGTAATTGTTTTCTCAATTGACCGTGCAATTGCTTTAGGAAAAGCTAAAGGAACAGGAAGTGCAGACAAATTTGTTAACGACATTCGTGCTTTATTAAACAAAAATGAATTAAATAAAGCTATTGAATTATGTGACAAACAAAAAGGTTCTATCGGTAACGTAGTAAAAGAAGGTTTAACAACTTACAAAGCTTTAGAAAACGATACAACTTTAAACAAAGAGCAAAAATTAGCGCAATTATCTAAAACTTTAGAAGAGGCTACAACTTTAGAAATGCCAACTTTAGAGAAAAATATGACAATTATTTCTACTATTGCTTCTGTAGGTACATTAATTGCCTTAATGGGAACAGTATTAGGTATGATTAAATCTTTCTTCGCATTAGGAGAAGGTGGAGGATCTGTTGATTCAGCTACATTATCTGTAGGTATCGCGGAAGCCTTAATTAATACAGGTATGGGTATTGGTGCATCTGCATTTGCGATCATCGCTTACGCTTACTTTACTTCTAAAATTGACGAATTAACATTCAAAATTGACGAAGTTGGAATGAGTATTCAACAATCTTTCTCTGCTCACAATTAA